One region of Baekduia soli genomic DNA includes:
- a CDS encoding class I adenylate-forming enzyme family protein: MSQRPLPASVAERTVPDLLDARAADRADHPAILASSLLTGTEVARTYAQLRDDAARLSASLAAAGVGKGDRVGILLANDGAAEAILTYHAVHRLGAINVPLNTRYVARELAFVLEFVAPAAIVFAPAYAGLLSELQPSLGDAVLIEVADEPVLGASLAQALDDGDPGHPRTTVGELDDADWIFTSGTTGNPKAVGLTHAESVACGHQSVPLWGLDATSVYQGFAPFFTSTGCHTNQLAALVAGCTYVIDTEFDVRGTLERMERYGTTSIFLISAVLQLIFARLTKEEIAALRFPALRRVCYGAQPGPASFYRRVWEEIGQGWGVEVVNVYGLTEGGTSGMMLINDDHPEALQRLGANGMSIGRTTFHPWIEHTVLAEDGTPAAVGEPGELCLRGPSSMSRYVRDEEASRLALRDGWLHTGDMALIDDAGFVFFVDRSKQIIRRGGLNISSAEVEGVLGEHPGILEAAAVPMPNPVLGEDVRGVVVASTDPPPTEAELIAWCRERLADYKVPARVDFLDALPRNAMGRVMKGLLTGEDGALHGAGL; this comes from the coding sequence ATGAGTCAGCGCCCGCTGCCGGCCTCCGTCGCCGAGCGCACCGTCCCCGACCTGCTCGACGCCCGCGCGGCCGATCGCGCCGATCACCCGGCGATCCTCGCGTCCAGCCTGCTGACGGGCACGGAGGTCGCCCGGACCTATGCGCAGCTGCGCGACGACGCGGCCCGGCTGTCGGCCTCGCTGGCCGCCGCCGGGGTCGGCAAGGGCGACCGGGTCGGGATCCTGCTGGCCAACGACGGCGCGGCCGAGGCCATCCTCACCTACCACGCCGTCCACCGCCTCGGCGCGATCAACGTCCCGCTCAACACGCGCTACGTGGCCCGCGAGCTCGCGTTCGTGCTCGAGTTCGTCGCCCCCGCCGCGATCGTGTTCGCCCCGGCCTACGCCGGCCTGCTGTCCGAGCTGCAGCCGTCCCTCGGCGACGCCGTGCTCATCGAGGTCGCGGACGAGCCGGTGCTGGGCGCGAGCCTCGCGCAGGCGCTGGACGACGGCGACCCGGGCCACCCGCGCACGACGGTCGGCGAGCTCGACGACGCCGACTGGATCTTCACCTCGGGCACCACGGGCAACCCCAAGGCCGTCGGGCTGACCCACGCCGAGTCGGTGGCCTGCGGACACCAGTCCGTGCCGCTGTGGGGCCTGGACGCGACGAGCGTCTACCAGGGCTTCGCGCCGTTCTTCACGAGCACGGGCTGCCACACCAACCAGCTCGCCGCGCTCGTCGCCGGCTGCACGTACGTCATCGACACCGAGTTCGACGTCCGCGGGACGCTGGAGCGCATGGAGCGCTACGGCACGACCTCCATCTTCCTCATCTCCGCGGTCCTGCAGCTCATCTTCGCCCGGCTGACGAAGGAGGAGATCGCCGCGCTGCGCTTCCCCGCGCTGCGCCGCGTCTGCTACGGCGCCCAGCCCGGCCCGGCGAGCTTCTACCGGCGAGTCTGGGAGGAGATCGGCCAGGGCTGGGGCGTCGAGGTCGTCAACGTCTACGGCCTGACCGAGGGCGGCACCTCCGGGATGATGCTCATCAACGATGACCACCCGGAGGCCCTGCAGCGCCTGGGCGCCAACGGGATGTCCATCGGCCGCACGACGTTCCACCCCTGGATCGAGCACACGGTGCTCGCCGAGGACGGCACCCCGGCCGCCGTCGGCGAGCCCGGCGAGCTGTGCCTGCGCGGGCCGAGCTCCATGTCGCGCTACGTGCGCGACGAGGAGGCCTCGCGGCTGGCGCTGCGCGACGGCTGGCTGCACACGGGCGACATGGCGCTCATCGACGACGCCGGGTTCGTGTTCTTCGTGGACCGCTCGAAGCAGATCATCCGCCGCGGCGGGCTGAACATCTCCTCGGCCGAGGTCGAGGGCGTGCTCGGCGAGCACCCCGGGATCCTCGAGGCCGCCGCCGTGCCCATGCCCAACCCCGTCCTCGGCGAGGACGTGCGCGGCGTCGTCGTGGCCTCCACCGACCCGCCGCCCACCGAGGCCGAGCTCATCGCCTGGTGCCGCGAGCGGCTGGCCGACTACAAGGTGCCGGCCAGGGTCGACTTCCTGGACGCGCTGCCTCGCAACGCGATGGGCCGCGTGATGAAGGGCCTGCTCACCGGGGAGGACGGCGCCTTGCACGGCGCCGGGCTCTGA
- a CDS encoding AMP-binding enzyme — protein MIKTGGFSVDPTEVEQVLLTLPGIAEAAVVGVADEHWGEMVVAFAAPPGPAGEAEVIAACRARLAGYKVPKKVRFLDALPLNATGKVQRGALRALLAPGAPGP, from the coding sequence ATGATCAAGACCGGCGGGTTCAGCGTCGATCCGACCGAGGTCGAGCAGGTCCTGCTGACGCTGCCGGGCATCGCGGAGGCCGCCGTCGTCGGCGTCGCCGACGAGCACTGGGGCGAGATGGTCGTGGCGTTCGCCGCACCGCCGGGGCCGGCGGGCGAGGCCGAGGTCATCGCCGCCTGCCGTGCGCGCCTGGCCGGCTACAAGGTGCCCAAGAAGGTGCGCTTCCTCGATGCGCTGCCGCTCAACGCCACGGGCAAGGTCCAGCGCGGGGCGCTCCGGGCGCTCCTGGCGCCCGGAGCCCCTGGTCCGTGA
- a CDS encoding alpha/beta fold hydrolase, with translation MSTDAPITGHYVSIDGTRTFYDACGEGTPVVCVHTAGADSREYQYLLPLLAQRGYRGLALDLPGHSRSYPVGWEPHRTINQHAEFVHRFAQEVCVGSKPVMIGCSIGGCIAFDLAANHSEDFLAIVPMEGLAWGSPILPFPAELERPAWSTAWKPFLEYAAVESLGKPMLADPEKVKELWWQHQNAHQAGNGDIQGWASHDVRDQLGDVRCPVLIIKGADDFWVPEPLIRLSAELIGEQAEVRILPDIGHYPMFEDPAGLAELVDAFVSSRTGAAAAG, from the coding sequence GTGAGCACCGACGCGCCGATCACCGGCCACTACGTCTCCATCGACGGCACGCGGACGTTCTACGACGCGTGCGGCGAGGGGACGCCCGTGGTGTGCGTGCACACCGCCGGGGCCGACTCCCGCGAGTACCAGTACCTGCTGCCGCTGCTGGCGCAGCGGGGCTACCGCGGGCTGGCCCTGGACCTGCCCGGCCACTCGCGCTCCTACCCCGTGGGCTGGGAGCCGCACCGCACGATCAACCAGCACGCGGAGTTCGTCCACCGCTTCGCCCAGGAGGTGTGCGTCGGCTCCAAGCCCGTCATGATCGGCTGCTCGATCGGCGGCTGCATCGCGTTCGACCTGGCGGCCAACCACAGCGAGGACTTCCTGGCCATCGTGCCGATGGAGGGGCTGGCGTGGGGCTCGCCGATCCTGCCGTTCCCCGCCGAGCTGGAGCGCCCGGCCTGGTCGACGGCCTGGAAGCCGTTCCTGGAGTACGCGGCCGTCGAGTCGCTGGGCAAGCCGATGCTCGCCGACCCCGAGAAGGTCAAGGAGCTCTGGTGGCAGCACCAGAACGCCCACCAGGCCGGCAACGGCGACATCCAGGGATGGGCCTCCCACGATGTGCGCGACCAGCTCGGCGACGTCCGCTGCCCCGTGCTGATCATCAAGGGCGCCGACGACTTCTGGGTGCCCGAGCCGCTCATCCGGCTCTCGGCCGAGCTCATCGGCGAGCAGGCCGAGGTGCGGATCCTGCCCGACATCGGCCACTACCCGATGTTCGAGGACCCCGCCGGCCTGGCCGAGCTCGTCGACGCGTTCGTGTCCTCGCGCACCGGCGCGGCCGCGGCCGGCTGA
- a CDS encoding histidine phosphatase family protein yields the protein MPSVLLVRHGQASYGGEDYDVLSEIGHRQAAVLAGELQRRGVDIHRLVSGGLNRQRDTAAAFAATTGLEVEVDPGWDEYDSQDVLTHHSTSDARLDRKPGEPTTSISSRDFQDLLDGVLTDWITAGDASPAAEPWTAFDARVRAAMDRVIDSLGSGQTALVVSSGGTIGGICAALLGMPPTDLVTFNRVAVNTGITRLVSGRSGVTLVTFNEHGHLDGMGPELRTYR from the coding sequence ATGCCCAGCGTCCTCCTCGTCCGCCACGGCCAGGCCTCCTACGGCGGCGAGGACTACGACGTGCTGTCCGAGATCGGCCACCGCCAGGCCGCCGTGCTGGCGGGCGAGCTGCAGCGCCGCGGCGTGGACATCCACCGGCTCGTCAGCGGCGGCCTGAACCGCCAGCGCGACACCGCGGCGGCCTTCGCGGCCACCACGGGCCTGGAGGTCGAGGTCGACCCGGGGTGGGACGAGTACGACTCCCAGGACGTCCTGACCCACCACTCCACCAGCGACGCACGGCTGGACCGCAAGCCGGGCGAGCCGACGACGTCGATCTCCTCGCGCGACTTCCAGGACCTGCTCGACGGGGTGCTGACCGACTGGATCACCGCCGGCGACGCGAGCCCGGCGGCCGAGCCCTGGACCGCCTTCGACGCGCGGGTGCGCGCCGCGATGGACCGCGTGATCGACAGCCTGGGATCCGGCCAGACCGCGCTCGTCGTGTCCTCGGGCGGCACGATCGGCGGCATCTGCGCGGCGCTGCTGGGAATGCCGCCCACCGACCTCGTGACGTTCAACCGCGTGGCCGTCAACACCGGCATCACGCGCCTGGTCTCGGGCCGCTCGGGCGTGACGCTCGTCACCTTCAACGAGCACGGCCACCTCGACGGGATGGGCCCGGAGCTGCGGACCTACCGCTGA
- a CDS encoding enoyl-CoA hydratase/isomerase family protein codes for MASDPWVRVEHDDGVAQVVLERPPVNQFDDAFVCMVRDAVLALGPHTRAVVVRSAVPRMFAAGGDIPWMARVSIEEQLEFVRHCQDAYSAFERTPAPTIAAVDGPAMGGGFELALCCDIRVVGESARLGLPEATIGLIAGAGGTQRLVRAVGQGVARDLLLTGRRITGVEAGAMGIASRVVPDGTAAEVALDIARRLADGPAEAIQATKRLAVLAPDVTIEEGLARERAEWEAVRRSAATQEGLEAFAEKRRPDFRGAAQR; via the coding sequence ATGGCCAGCGACCCGTGGGTCCGTGTCGAGCACGACGACGGCGTGGCGCAGGTGGTCCTCGAGCGACCCCCCGTCAACCAGTTCGACGACGCGTTCGTGTGCATGGTCCGCGACGCCGTGCTGGCCCTCGGGCCGCACACGCGCGCCGTGGTCGTGCGCAGCGCCGTGCCGCGGATGTTCGCCGCCGGCGGCGACATCCCCTGGATGGCACGGGTGTCCATCGAGGAGCAGCTGGAGTTCGTCCGCCACTGCCAGGACGCCTACTCCGCGTTCGAGCGCACGCCCGCCCCGACGATCGCCGCGGTCGACGGTCCCGCGATGGGCGGCGGCTTCGAGCTCGCGCTGTGCTGCGACATCCGCGTCGTCGGGGAGTCGGCCAGGCTCGGGCTGCCCGAGGCGACGATCGGCCTCATCGCCGGGGCGGGCGGCACGCAGCGCCTGGTCCGCGCCGTCGGCCAGGGCGTGGCACGCGACCTGCTGCTCACCGGCCGCCGGATCACCGGCGTCGAGGCCGGGGCCATGGGGATCGCCAGCCGCGTCGTGCCCGACGGCACCGCCGCCGAGGTCGCCCTGGACATCGCGCGGCGCCTGGCCGACGGGCCGGCCGAGGCCATCCAGGCGACGAAGCGCCTGGCGGTCCTCGCGCCCGACGTGACGATCGAGGAGGGCCTGGCGCGCGAGCGCGCCGAGTGGGAGGCCGTTCGGCGCTCGGCCGCGACGCAGGAGGGCCTGGAGGCCTTCGCCGAGAAGCGCCGGCCCGACTTCCGCGGCGCCGCTCAGCGGTAG
- a CDS encoding acetone carboxylase subunit gamma, which yields MSQVAVQDGPGRRTGGDPTVGDAFTFRRDATAGWQIHCSECDHHYGPAERDPKLGAVVREGSITDLSTLSDVGMTERLVARQFFCPSCALLMAVNVQQVGDPVMLEWSLDPATLDSAIAPEA from the coding sequence GTGAGCCAGGTCGCGGTGCAGGACGGTCCCGGACGCCGGACGGGTGGCGATCCCACCGTGGGCGACGCGTTCACGTTCCGCCGGGACGCGACGGCGGGCTGGCAGATCCACTGCTCGGAGTGCGACCACCACTACGGCCCGGCCGAGCGCGACCCCAAGCTCGGCGCGGTCGTGCGGGAGGGCTCGATCACCGACCTGTCGACGCTGAGCGACGTCGGGATGACCGAGCGGCTCGTCGCCCGCCAGTTCTTCTGCCCGTCCTGCGCGCTGCTCATGGCGGTCAACGTCCAGCAGGTCGGGGACCCGGTGATGCTGGAGTGGAGCCTGGACCCGGCCACCCTGGACAGCGCGATCGCGCCGGAGGCCTGA
- a CDS encoding hydantoinase B/oxoprolinase family protein, with amino-acid sequence MYNVAVDIGGTFTDCVVHDVEAARIVAAKAPTQRQDLGAGVLDAVRAAAERLGTPLDDVLRDTERFIHGSTVATNAMIERDGARTAYITTAGHEDTLAIGKIFQKRAGLSEREISHLNRLSMADPPLIERELVFGVVERVDYQGRVVLELADEAIAEVVERVRASGVQAVAICLLWSFLEPAHERRLADALRRELPDMYVSASVDVASVLGEYERGVTTALNAYLGPPISRYLGGLQDLLSAGGLTAPVLLMTAEGGVVPISSARDRPVSLLDSGPVGGTLGSRFVGRAYDERNIICTDVGGTSFDVSLVIDDGFQLEHEPVIAQYAFKVPKVAVKSIGAGGGSIAWVDQIGVLKVGPHSAGARPGPACYGRGGELPTVTDANLILGFLNPDNFLGGAMTLDREAAVRAFEPLAQRLGQTVQEVAAGVHRIMNSHMADLLRASTIERGHDPRDFALFAYGGAAATHAVGYAAEAGVKGIHVLNDATAFSALGMLTADLAHSFDRARPLSTPFSDADYGVMSGIYDELRTAAEAQLVSEGESPAGATFRRSVLLRFRAQVHELELDVPDDLTLDAAGLDRLIELFTARYEDTYGEGSAYPDAGVEITTFRLTATVPTSVAELPRLAPADGDAAQALTGSREAWFDGHGLLEMAVYDGERLGPGHHLEGPAVVERYGDSVLVPPGFAATVDDRGSIHVEIGDRTTASDAEADLTDGRLDPITYEVIRNRLWAINDEQAQTAARKSGSQFIYEAFDFNAGLLDADGNGLFAGVYVLFHTTGLDMTVQAIMERFGEIRDGDMFITNDPWVGAIHFNDFVTVTPIFADGEIIAWGALVMHYQDVGGPVPGSFVVGATNVFEECPIITPLKLMDAGRYCTEVETLLLRNTRTPMMNGLNLRATVASQATTRRRVLEVVDRYGKDAFKAATAQVQEEVEQTVRSRLDEIPDGEWYDHVYLDHDGVNYELYEVKLRLEKRGGKLIFDFTGTSPEAPGMINGTISGLRGGVAVAVLVMLAYEIPWSTGGLRDIVEIISEPGTINNCTYPAACSGGSVCAEEATENVAGTVVGKMLAASGRLRDESMTVWYPYFNLVILAGLDQYGDPLASLMFDNSAGGGGARRWGDGVDCGGYFESMSCVCPNVESNEKIFPVLELYRHRAPGSYGHGRHRGGTGIEVGTISYDVDRDLEVIVTTHGAAQPGAPGLYGGYPCALNTNVILRGADAREQLLAGALVRGEGDVGFSGREVLEAKARTTLAPGDMLITRNEGGPGFGDPLRRDPALVARDVRTGLCTAQDADAVYGVVLGADGGADDAATTQRRAELRAQRLTGATPVSDLIQRHGAEGALAALGS; translated from the coding sequence ATGTACAACGTCGCCGTCGACATCGGTGGCACGTTCACCGACTGCGTCGTCCATGACGTGGAGGCCGCGCGCATCGTCGCGGCCAAGGCGCCGACCCAGCGCCAGGACCTCGGGGCCGGCGTGCTCGACGCGGTCCGGGCGGCCGCCGAGCGCCTCGGGACGCCCCTGGACGACGTGCTGCGCGACACGGAGCGCTTCATCCACGGCTCGACGGTCGCCACGAACGCGATGATCGAGCGCGACGGCGCGCGCACGGCCTACATCACGACCGCCGGCCACGAGGACACGCTGGCGATCGGCAAGATCTTCCAGAAGCGCGCCGGCCTGTCCGAGCGCGAGATCTCGCACCTCAACCGCCTGTCCATGGCCGATCCGCCGCTCATCGAGCGAGAGCTGGTCTTCGGCGTGGTCGAGCGCGTCGACTACCAGGGCCGTGTCGTGCTCGAGTTGGCCGACGAGGCGATCGCCGAGGTCGTGGAGCGCGTGCGCGCCTCGGGCGTGCAGGCCGTGGCCATCTGCCTGCTGTGGAGCTTCCTCGAGCCGGCGCACGAGCGGCGCCTGGCCGACGCGCTGCGCCGCGAGCTTCCGGACATGTACGTGTCGGCGTCGGTCGACGTCGCCTCGGTGCTCGGCGAGTACGAGCGCGGCGTGACCACGGCGCTCAACGCCTACCTCGGGCCGCCGATCTCCCGCTACCTCGGCGGCCTGCAGGACCTGCTCAGCGCCGGCGGCCTCACCGCCCCCGTGCTGCTCATGACCGCCGAAGGCGGCGTCGTGCCGATCTCCAGCGCCCGCGACCGGCCCGTCAGCCTCCTGGACTCGGGCCCCGTCGGCGGCACGCTGGGCTCGCGCTTCGTCGGCCGCGCCTACGACGAGCGCAACATCATCTGCACCGACGTCGGCGGCACGTCGTTCGACGTGTCGCTGGTCATCGACGACGGCTTCCAGCTCGAGCACGAGCCCGTCATCGCCCAGTACGCCTTCAAGGTGCCCAAGGTCGCGGTCAAGAGCATCGGCGCCGGCGGCGGCTCGATCGCCTGGGTCGACCAGATCGGCGTCCTGAAGGTCGGGCCGCACTCGGCGGGCGCCCGCCCGGGCCCGGCGTGCTACGGCCGCGGCGGCGAGCTGCCGACGGTGACCGACGCCAACCTGATCCTCGGCTTCCTCAACCCGGACAACTTCCTCGGCGGGGCGATGACGCTGGACCGCGAGGCGGCGGTCCGGGCGTTCGAGCCGCTGGCGCAGCGCCTGGGCCAGACGGTCCAGGAGGTCGCCGCGGGCGTGCACCGGATCATGAACTCGCACATGGCCGACCTGCTCCGCGCGTCGACCATCGAGCGCGGCCACGACCCGCGCGACTTCGCCCTGTTCGCCTACGGCGGCGCCGCCGCGACGCACGCCGTCGGCTACGCGGCCGAGGCCGGCGTCAAGGGCATCCACGTCCTCAACGACGCCACGGCGTTCAGCGCGCTGGGCATGCTCACCGCCGACCTCGCGCACTCCTTCGACCGCGCCCGCCCGCTGTCGACGCCGTTCTCCGACGCCGACTACGGCGTCATGTCCGGGATCTACGACGAGCTGCGCACGGCGGCCGAGGCCCAGCTCGTCAGCGAGGGCGAGTCCCCGGCCGGCGCCACGTTCCGCCGCAGCGTGCTCCTGCGCTTCCGCGCGCAGGTCCACGAGCTCGAGCTCGACGTCCCCGACGACCTGACGCTCGACGCCGCCGGGCTGGACCGTCTCATCGAGCTGTTCACCGCGCGCTACGAGGACACCTACGGCGAGGGCTCGGCCTACCCCGACGCCGGCGTCGAGATCACGACGTTCCGGCTGACCGCGACGGTCCCGACCTCCGTCGCCGAGCTGCCGCGCCTGGCGCCGGCCGACGGCGACGCCGCCCAGGCGCTGACGGGCTCGCGCGAGGCCTGGTTCGATGGCCACGGCCTGCTCGAGATGGCCGTCTACGACGGCGAGCGGCTCGGGCCGGGCCACCACCTGGAGGGCCCCGCCGTGGTCGAGCGCTACGGCGACAGCGTGCTGGTCCCGCCCGGCTTCGCGGCCACGGTCGACGACCGCGGCTCGATCCACGTCGAGATCGGCGACCGCACCACCGCGTCCGACGCCGAGGCCGACCTCACCGACGGCCGCCTGGACCCCATCACCTACGAGGTCATCCGCAACCGGCTCTGGGCCATCAACGACGAGCAGGCCCAGACCGCGGCCCGCAAGTCGGGCAGCCAGTTCATCTACGAGGCGTTCGACTTCAACGCCGGCCTGCTGGACGCCGACGGCAACGGCCTGTTCGCCGGCGTCTACGTCCTGTTCCACACGACCGGCCTGGACATGACCGTCCAGGCGATCATGGAGCGGTTCGGCGAGATCCGCGACGGCGACATGTTCATCACCAACGACCCGTGGGTCGGGGCGATCCACTTCAACGACTTCGTGACGGTGACGCCGATCTTCGCCGACGGCGAGATCATCGCCTGGGGCGCGCTGGTCATGCACTACCAGGACGTCGGCGGCCCGGTGCCGGGCAGCTTCGTGGTCGGGGCGACCAACGTCTTCGAGGAGTGCCCGATCATCACGCCGCTGAAGCTGATGGACGCCGGGCGTTACTGCACCGAGGTCGAGACGCTGCTGCTGCGCAACACGCGGACGCCGATGATGAACGGGCTCAACCTGCGCGCCACGGTGGCCTCGCAGGCCACGACGCGCCGGCGCGTGCTGGAGGTCGTCGACCGCTACGGCAAGGACGCGTTCAAGGCCGCCACCGCGCAGGTCCAGGAGGAGGTCGAGCAGACGGTCCGCAGCCGCCTGGACGAGATCCCCGACGGCGAGTGGTACGACCACGTCTACCTCGACCACGACGGCGTGAACTACGAGCTCTACGAGGTCAAGCTGCGCCTGGAGAAGCGCGGCGGCAAGCTCATCTTCGACTTCACCGGCACGTCGCCGGAGGCGCCGGGGATGATCAACGGCACGATCTCGGGGCTGCGCGGGGGCGTGGCGGTCGCCGTGCTGGTCATGCTCGCCTACGAGATCCCATGGTCGACGGGTGGCCTGCGCGACATCGTCGAGATCATCTCCGAGCCCGGGACGATCAACAACTGCACCTACCCGGCGGCCTGCAGCGGCGGCAGCGTGTGCGCCGAGGAGGCGACGGAGAACGTCGCGGGCACCGTCGTCGGCAAGATGCTCGCCGCCAGCGGGCGCCTGCGCGACGAGTCGATGACGGTCTGGTACCCCTACTTTAACCTGGTGATCCTGGCCGGGCTGGACCAGTACGGCGACCCGCTGGCCTCGCTCATGTTCGACAACTCCGCCGGGGGCGGCGGCGCGCGGCGCTGGGGCGACGGCGTCGACTGTGGCGGCTACTTCGAGTCGATGTCCTGCGTGTGCCCCAACGTCGAGTCCAACGAGAAGATCTTCCCCGTCCTGGAGCTCTACCGCCACCGGGCGCCCGGCAGCTACGGCCACGGGCGCCACCGCGGCGGGACGGGCATCGAGGTCGGGACGATCTCCTACGACGTCGACCGCGACCTGGAGGTCATCGTCACCACGCACGGCGCCGCCCAGCCCGGCGCGCCCGGGCTGTACGGCGGCTACCCGTGCGCGCTGAACACCAACGTCATCCTGCGCGGCGCCGACGCCCGCGAGCAGTTGCTGGCCGGCGCGCTGGTGCGCGGCGAGGGCGACGTCGGGTTCTCGGGCCGCGAGGTGCTCGAGGCCAAGGCCCGCACGACGCTGGCCCCGGGCGACATGCTCATCACCCGCAACGAGGGCGGTCCCGGCTTCGGCGACCCCCTGCGCCGCGACCCCGCCCTCGTGGCGCGCGACGTGCGGACGGGGCTGTGCACCGCGCAGGACGCCGACGCGGTCTACGGCGTCGTGCTCGGCGCCGACGGGGGCGCCGACGACGCGGCCACCACGCAGCGCCGCGCCGAGCTGCGCGCGCAGCGCCTGACGGGCGCCACGCCCGTCTCCGATCTGATCCAACGCCACGGCGCCGAGGGCGCCCTGGCCGCACTGGGGAGCTGA
- a CDS encoding SDR family NAD(P)-dependent oxidoreductase — MGRLDERVAVVTGAAGGFGSAIARRLHAEGARVALWDIREDDAVALGQGIAGDGTTLGVGVDIGDSAAVDAAAARTREALGPIDILVNNAGVVNSAPPWEVTDADWDWHFRVNSTGAYYCIRACLPDMRERRYGKIVNIGSVAAQQGRPTTSPAYAASKGAILGMTVSLARNLGADGICVNAVNPGFIKTVIHDQFSAEQLAPLMADIPLDRRGEPGAKGIPEDIAAAVAFLASPDSDFITGEYLSVNGGSRTGS, encoded by the coding sequence ATGGGACGACTTGACGAGCGGGTGGCCGTGGTCACCGGCGCGGCCGGCGGGTTCGGCAGCGCGATCGCGCGACGCCTGCACGCCGAGGGCGCACGCGTCGCGCTGTGGGACATCCGCGAGGACGACGCGGTGGCGCTGGGGCAGGGCATCGCCGGGGACGGGACGACGCTCGGCGTCGGCGTGGACATCGGAGACTCGGCAGCCGTCGACGCGGCGGCGGCGCGCACCCGCGAGGCGCTGGGCCCGATCGACATCCTGGTCAACAACGCGGGCGTCGTGAACTCGGCGCCGCCCTGGGAGGTCACCGACGCCGACTGGGACTGGCACTTCCGCGTCAACTCGACGGGCGCGTACTACTGCATCCGCGCGTGCCTGCCCGACATGCGCGAGCGCCGCTACGGCAAGATCGTCAACATCGGCTCCGTCGCCGCCCAGCAGGGGCGGCCCACCACGAGCCCGGCCTACGCGGCGTCCAAGGGCGCCATCCTGGGCATGACGGTCTCGCTGGCCCGCAACCTCGGCGCCGACGGCATCTGCGTCAACGCCGTCAACCCCGGGTTCATCAAGACGGTCATCCACGACCAGTTCAGCGCCGAGCAGCTCGCCCCGCTCATGGCCGACATCCCGCTGGACCGCCGCGGCGAGCCCGGCGCCAAGGGCATCCCGGAGGACATCGCCGCCGCCGTGGCCTTCCTGGCCTCGCCGGACTCGGACTTCATCACCGGCGAGTACCTGAGCGTCAACGGCGGGTCGAGGACCGGCTCGTGA
- a CDS encoding hydantoinase/oxoprolinase family protein, with amino-acid sequence MSGYRVSIDIGGTFTDCTIVDAGQAVTIAKAPSTPSDFSKGFIDALRAGAAALDLDLGELLRRTARMSHGTTVGINAVVSRTGARVGLISTAGHGDALRILNNTGRTNGQPVERILNYAASSLPDRFVRREDTIEVTERIDTFGDVVVALDEDEVLAAARRLLDQGVQTLAVSYLWSHLNPVHERRTRELLDAAHPDVYVSYGSELATRIGEYPRAATAVLNSYIGPLMRDYVTRLMDQLREHGYAERLLFAQCDGGLIDAADVIGRPVMTLESGPVGGVIASARAGAQTGHPNIIAADMGGTTFDVSVIAEGEPLVRDGVVVEQHDLFLRMVDVESVGAGGGSLAWIDPQSGALRVGPQSAGAVPGPVCYGRGGTQATVTDADLVLGLLNPDNFLGAG; translated from the coding sequence GTGAGCGGCTACCGGGTCAGCATCGACATCGGCGGGACGTTCACCGACTGCACGATCGTCGACGCCGGTCAGGCCGTGACGATCGCCAAGGCCCCGTCGACGCCGTCGGACTTCTCCAAGGGCTTCATCGACGCGCTGCGCGCCGGTGCCGCGGCGCTGGATCTCGACCTCGGCGAGCTGCTGCGGCGCACCGCCCGCATGTCGCACGGCACGACCGTCGGCATCAACGCCGTCGTGAGCCGCACGGGCGCGCGCGTCGGCCTGATCTCGACCGCGGGCCACGGCGACGCGCTGCGGATCCTCAACAACACGGGACGCACGAACGGCCAGCCCGTCGAGCGCATCCTCAACTACGCGGCCAGCTCGCTCCCCGACCGCTTCGTGCGCCGCGAGGACACGATCGAGGTCACCGAGCGCATCGACACGTTCGGCGACGTCGTCGTCGCGCTCGACGAGGACGAGGTCCTGGCCGCCGCGCGGCGGCTGCTGGACCAGGGCGTGCAGACGCTGGCGGTCAGCTACCTGTGGAGCCACCTCAACCCGGTCCATGAGCGCCGCACGCGCGAGCTGCTGGACGCCGCGCACCCCGACGTCTACGTCAGCTACGGCTCCGAGCTGGCGACGCGCATCGGCGAGTACCCGCGTGCGGCCACCGCGGTGCTGAACTCCTACATCGGCCCGCTCATGCGCGACTACGTGACGCGGCTCATGGACCAGCTGCGCGAGCACGGCTACGCCGAGCGCCTGCTCTTCGCCCAGTGCGACGGCGGCCTCATCGACGCGGCCGACGTCATCGGCCGCCCGGTCATGACGCTGGAGTCGGGCCCCGTCGGCGGCGTGATCGCCTCGGCACGCGCGGGCGCCCAGACCGGGCACCCCAACATCATCGCCGCCGACATGGGCGGCACCACGTTCGACGTCAGCGTCATCGCCGAGGGCGAGCCGCTCGTGCGCGACGGCGTGGTCGTCGAGCAGCACGACCTCTTCCTGCGGATGGTCGACGTCGAGTCCGTCGGCGCGGGCGGGGGCAGCCTGGCCTGGATCGACCCGCAGTCGGGCGCTCTGCGCGTCGGGCCGCAGAGCGCCGGGGCCGTGCCGGGACCGGTCTGCTACGGCCGCGGCGGCACGCAGGCGACGGTCACCGACGCCGACCTCGTGCTCGGCCTGCTCAACCCCGACAACTTCCTCGGGGCCGGATGA